The Candidatus Koribacter versatilis Ellin345 genome has a segment encoding these proteins:
- the nifJ gene encoding pyruvate:ferredoxin (flavodoxin) oxidoreductase encodes MTRPKVTIDGNEAAAYVAHKVNEVIAIYPITPSSPMGEWSDQWSSEGKPNIWGTIPQVIEMQSEGGASGALHGALQTGALATTFTSAQGLLLMIPNMYKIAGELTPTVIHVAARSIAAQALSIFGDHQDVMAVRQTGWVLLASNNVQEVMDFALISHAATLASRVPFIHFFDGFRTSHEVAKVEQLSVDDLRALISDDLVRSHRSRALTPDAPVLRGTAQNPDVYFQGRETVNPYYLAIPTIVQNVMDQFAKQVGRQYHLFDYVGPRDAERVMILMGSGADVAQEAVEAMNAKGEKVGLIKVHLYRPFSVDHFLQVLPPTVKSIAVLDRTKEPGSLGEPLYQDIVTAISESFAAGKQFAKFPKVVGGRYGLSSKEFTPAMVKGIYDELAKETSKNHFTIGINDDVTFTSLPYDPTFSTEDAKTVRALFYGLGADGTVGANKNSIKIIGEDTDNFAQGYFVYDSKKSGSLTTSHLRFGPKPIRSSYLISRASFVACHQFTFLERVNVLQNAEPGATFLLNSPFSAEEVWDHLPRQTQKQILDKKLKFYVVDGYKVARDTGMGTRINTIMQTCFFAISGVLPREEAIEAIKKAVKKTYGKRGEAIVQKNFDAIDSTLANLFEVKVPTTVSSTFDMRPPVPTHAPEFVLNVLGPIIDGRGDDLPVSMMPVDGTFPTATALWEKRNIALEIPVWDEQLCIQCGKCVLVCPHAVIRAKVFKTDYTKNAPETFKTAPAKWKDLKDQLYSLQVAPEDCTGCGLCVEACPAKSKSDISHKAINMADQLPLRESEAKNWDYFLSIDEVDRKPLSVNQVKDVQLMQPLFEFSGACTGCGETPYVKLLTQLFGDRAVIANATGCSSIYGANLPTTPYAVNKDGRGVAWSNSLFEDNAEFGMGMRLAIDKQNEYARELVVRFASVLGEELVKSVLTADQSNEAGIQAQRIRVAELKKKLEGLNTAESKDLLSLADALVKKSVWILGGDGWAYDIGYGGLDHVLASGKNVNILVLDTEVYSNTGGQMSKATPRGAVAKFAAGGKPRAKKDLAMIAMTYGSAYVARIAMGMSDMQTLKAFNEAEAYDGPSIIIAYSHCIAHGFDLVHGLDQQKLAVQSGHWPLFRYNPAMVDQGKPAFTLDSKAPTIPLEKYIYNETRYTMLRHSDPKAAQLLLTQAQEDVTTRFKMYEQWANMPAEGDLKGLAQTIAGQAQAAAKGAGSND; translated from the coding sequence ATGACTAGACCGAAAGTAACGATTGATGGCAACGAAGCCGCTGCCTATGTGGCGCACAAAGTGAATGAAGTGATCGCGATCTACCCGATCACGCCCTCCTCGCCGATGGGCGAGTGGAGTGACCAATGGTCGTCCGAGGGCAAACCGAATATCTGGGGAACGATCCCGCAAGTCATCGAAATGCAGAGTGAAGGCGGCGCCAGTGGAGCGCTGCACGGAGCATTGCAGACCGGCGCACTGGCCACGACATTCACATCGGCGCAGGGCTTGCTGCTGATGATCCCTAACATGTACAAGATCGCCGGCGAACTCACTCCGACGGTCATCCACGTTGCGGCGCGATCCATCGCGGCACAGGCGCTCTCGATCTTTGGCGATCACCAGGATGTGATGGCCGTGCGCCAGACGGGCTGGGTGCTGCTGGCGTCGAACAATGTGCAGGAAGTGATGGACTTTGCGCTGATTTCGCACGCCGCCACGCTTGCCTCGCGGGTACCCTTCATTCACTTCTTCGATGGCTTCCGCACCTCGCACGAAGTTGCGAAGGTCGAACAGCTTTCCGTGGACGACCTGCGCGCTCTGATCAGCGACGACCTCGTCCGCAGCCACCGTTCGCGCGCGCTCACCCCTGATGCACCGGTGCTCCGCGGCACCGCGCAGAATCCGGACGTTTACTTCCAGGGCCGCGAAACGGTGAACCCGTATTACCTGGCGATTCCGACGATCGTGCAGAACGTGATGGACCAATTCGCCAAGCAAGTGGGACGCCAGTATCACCTGTTCGATTACGTCGGCCCGCGGGATGCCGAGCGCGTGATGATCCTCATGGGTTCGGGCGCCGATGTCGCGCAAGAGGCCGTGGAAGCAATGAACGCGAAGGGCGAGAAGGTCGGCCTGATCAAGGTGCACCTCTATCGTCCGTTCTCGGTGGACCACTTCCTGCAAGTGCTGCCGCCAACGGTGAAATCGATTGCTGTGCTGGATCGCACTAAGGAACCGGGATCGCTCGGTGAGCCGCTGTACCAGGACATCGTTACGGCGATCAGCGAGAGCTTTGCGGCGGGCAAGCAGTTTGCGAAGTTTCCCAAGGTCGTGGGCGGACGCTACGGACTTTCGTCGAAGGAATTCACTCCGGCGATGGTCAAGGGTATCTACGACGAACTCGCGAAGGAGACTTCGAAGAACCACTTCACCATCGGCATCAACGACGATGTGACCTTCACCAGCTTGCCGTACGATCCCACGTTCTCGACGGAAGATGCGAAGACGGTGCGTGCGTTGTTCTACGGACTTGGCGCAGACGGCACGGTGGGCGCCAACAAGAACTCAATCAAGATTATCGGCGAAGATACCGACAATTTCGCCCAGGGCTACTTCGTCTACGACTCCAAGAAGTCGGGCTCGTTGACGACCTCTCACCTGCGCTTCGGACCGAAACCGATCCGCTCCAGTTACCTGATTTCGAGGGCGAGCTTCGTGGCCTGCCACCAGTTCACGTTCCTCGAACGCGTGAATGTGCTGCAGAACGCCGAGCCGGGCGCGACCTTCCTGCTGAATAGCCCGTTCAGCGCCGAAGAAGTTTGGGACCACCTGCCGCGCCAGACGCAAAAACAGATCCTCGACAAGAAGCTGAAGTTCTACGTGGTGGACGGCTACAAAGTCGCACGCGATACCGGCATGGGCACGCGAATCAACACCATCATGCAGACCTGTTTCTTCGCCATCAGCGGAGTTTTACCGCGCGAAGAAGCTATCGAAGCGATCAAAAAGGCCGTAAAGAAGACCTACGGCAAGCGTGGCGAAGCGATCGTGCAGAAGAACTTCGACGCCATCGACTCCACGCTTGCGAACCTCTTCGAAGTAAAGGTTCCGACGACGGTCAGCAGCACGTTTGACATGCGTCCTCCGGTTCCGACGCATGCGCCTGAATTCGTGCTCAACGTGCTCGGTCCGATCATTGACGGCCGCGGCGACGATCTGCCGGTGAGCATGATGCCGGTGGATGGCACCTTCCCAACCGCTACCGCTCTCTGGGAAAAACGCAATATCGCCCTGGAAATTCCGGTGTGGGATGAGCAGCTTTGCATCCAGTGCGGCAAGTGCGTGCTGGTTTGCCCGCACGCGGTTATTCGCGCCAAGGTGTTCAAGACCGATTACACCAAGAATGCTCCCGAGACCTTCAAGACCGCTCCCGCAAAGTGGAAGGACCTGAAAGACCAGCTCTACTCGCTGCAAGTGGCGCCGGAAGATTGCACCGGTTGTGGACTTTGCGTGGAAGCCTGCCCCGCAAAGAGCAAGAGCGACATAAGCCACAAGGCGATCAACATGGCGGACCAGCTCCCACTGCGTGAAAGCGAAGCGAAGAACTGGGACTACTTCCTCAGCATCGACGAAGTGGACCGCAAGCCTCTGAGCGTGAACCAGGTGAAGGACGTCCAGCTCATGCAGCCGCTCTTCGAATTCAGTGGCGCCTGCACGGGTTGCGGCGAAACTCCATACGTGAAGTTGCTCACGCAGTTGTTCGGCGACCGCGCGGTCATCGCCAATGCGACGGGCTGCTCGTCGATCTACGGCGCTAACCTGCCGACTACGCCCTACGCGGTTAACAAGGACGGACGCGGCGTGGCCTGGTCGAACTCGCTGTTCGAAGACAACGCCGAATTCGGAATGGGCATGCGGTTGGCCATCGACAAGCAAAACGAATACGCACGGGAACTGGTGGTGAGGTTCGCCAGCGTGCTCGGCGAAGAGTTGGTAAAGAGCGTTCTTACTGCCGATCAGTCGAATGAGGCTGGTATTCAGGCGCAACGCATTCGCGTCGCGGAACTGAAAAAGAAGCTGGAAGGCCTGAACACTGCAGAATCGAAGGACCTGCTCTCTCTAGCCGACGCGCTGGTGAAAAAGTCGGTGTGGATCCTTGGCGGCGACGGTTGGGCCTACGACATCGGTTACGGTGGACTCGACCACGTGCTGGCGTCCGGGAAGAACGTGAACATCCTGGTGCTCGATACCGAGGTTTACTCCAACACCGGCGGACAGATGTCGAAGGCCACGCCGCGTGGTGCGGTGGCGAAGTTCGCCGCCGGCGGAAAACCGCGCGCGAAGAAAGACCTCGCGATGATCGCCATGACCTACGGTTCCGCTTACGTAGCTCGCATCGCGATGGGCATGAGCGACATGCAGACACTGAAGGCCTTCAACGAGGCGGAAGCGTATGACGGTCCTTCGATCATCATCGCGTACAGCCACTGCATCGCGCACGGCTTCGACCTGGTGCACGGACTCGACCAGCAGAAGCTGGCGGTACAGTCCGGCCACTGGCCGCTCTTCCGCTATAACCCAGCGATGGTGGACCAGGGCAAGCCGGCCTTCACGCTGGATTCGAAGGCGCCGACGATTCCGCTGGAGAAATATATCTACAACGAGACGCGGTACACCATGCTGCGCCACAGCGACCCGAAGGCCGCACAGCTCCTGCTCACGCAAGCGCAGGAAGACGTGACTACGCGCTTCAAGATGTATGAACAGTGGGCGAACATGCCGGCCGAAGGCGATCTCAAGGGACTGGCGCAAACCATCGCAGGACAGGCACAGGCCGCAGCAAAAGGAGCGGGCAGCAATGATTGA
- a CDS encoding alkaline phosphatase family protein yields the protein MKRSFLVVLLALCLAAFSGCGSSSGGSGSGGSGGSGGGGGGSKPPGNGQLSQLNHIVFMLQENRSFDQYFGKLNDYRTAHGKGADVDGLPAGASNPSNDGTSTVASFHFATVCSENVTPSWNASRRDINRYNPTSTTYNMDGFVYSAAHYAQDNNAQRPGAYTDTEGIRAMGYYTDADLPYYYFMATQFATSDRFFSPILSRTPPNRLATFAASALGVVNDIPANTTYSQDTIFTLLQNAGITWKIYETSGNTYLGYFGSFYAKYKSTNIAPISQYFDDVKNGKLPQVAFIETGVETSDEGGTSSLDEHPDANIQKGAAYVAKIINALMTSSSWKDSAFILTYDEGGGNYDHVPPHSAAVPDSTPPMLQPTDDPDTYNRTGFRVPILVISPFTKVGYVSHTVMDTTAILKFIEKRFSLPSLTARDAAQADMSEFFDFTNIPNQTAPSGVPTQPTSGTCSIHSITP from the coding sequence ATGAAACGGTCTTTCCTTGTAGTACTGCTCGCATTGTGCTTGGCAGCGTTCTCTGGTTGTGGCTCGTCTTCCGGTGGCAGCGGCTCTGGCGGCAGCGGTGGATCCGGTGGGGGAGGGGGTGGTTCGAAACCTCCCGGCAATGGCCAGCTCTCGCAGCTGAACCATATTGTGTTCATGTTGCAGGAGAACCGCTCCTTCGACCAGTATTTCGGGAAGCTGAACGACTATCGGACCGCGCACGGAAAGGGCGCCGACGTTGATGGTCTGCCGGCGGGCGCCAGCAACCCATCGAATGATGGTACGAGCACGGTAGCTTCCTTCCACTTCGCGACCGTCTGTTCCGAGAACGTTACGCCATCGTGGAACGCCAGCCGCCGCGACATCAATCGCTACAACCCGACGAGTACGACGTACAACATGGACGGCTTCGTGTATTCGGCGGCGCACTATGCGCAGGACAACAATGCGCAGAGACCCGGCGCCTACACCGATACCGAAGGCATCCGCGCAATGGGGTATTACACCGACGCGGATTTGCCTTACTACTACTTCATGGCAACGCAGTTCGCTACGTCAGACCGTTTCTTCTCGCCGATTTTGTCGCGAACTCCACCGAATCGGCTTGCGACCTTCGCGGCTTCGGCGCTGGGAGTGGTCAATGACATCCCCGCAAACACTACGTATTCCCAGGACACGATCTTCACGCTGCTGCAAAACGCCGGCATCACCTGGAAGATTTACGAGACCTCAGGGAACACTTATCTCGGGTACTTTGGGTCTTTCTACGCCAAGTACAAGAGCACGAACATCGCGCCGATCAGCCAGTATTTTGACGATGTCAAGAATGGCAAGCTCCCGCAGGTCGCGTTCATCGAGACCGGCGTCGAGACTTCGGACGAGGGCGGCACGAGCTCGCTCGACGAGCATCCGGACGCCAACATCCAGAAGGGTGCAGCGTACGTAGCGAAAATCATCAATGCGCTGATGACCAGCAGTTCGTGGAAGGACTCGGCGTTTATCCTCACTTACGACGAGGGTGGGGGCAACTACGATCACGTTCCGCCGCATTCCGCTGCGGTGCCGGATTCCACTCCGCCGATGCTTCAGCCGACCGACGATCCCGACACCTACAACCGAACCGGCTTCCGCGTGCCAATTCTTGTAATTTCCCCGTTTACGAAGGTTGGCTACGTCTCGCACACCGTGATGGACACGACGGCGATTTTGAAGTTCATCGAGAAGCGTTTCAGCTTGCCGAGTTTGACGGCGCGTGATGCGGCGCAGGCGGACATGAGTGAGTTCTTCGACTTCACCAATATCCCGAACCAGACCGCACCATCGGGCGTGCCGACACAGCCGACGAGTGGGACCTGCAGCATCCACAGCATCACACCTTAG
- a CDS encoding tetratricopeptide repeat protein has protein sequence MAATTEEKRTTQNWSSTQAYIMAVICLIVGTAVGYLIRGSQASSTPAPQAGAMASQQQAPNDAMHAGAGQGQPQMPSPEQLKTMADQQAAPLMAKLKTNPKDPQTLAEVGNLYYDAQQFATAVQFYNQALDIEPKNPNVRTDLGTAYLYMNDPDRAIKEFETALKENPKHGQAMFNLGMAQWRAKGDTKAAVATWEKLLQTVPDFPQRADVEQMVAQAKKHMNMKPGQAPAKPTT, from the coding sequence ATGGCAGCGACTACGGAAGAAAAGCGCACCACCCAGAATTGGAGCAGCACCCAGGCCTACATAATGGCCGTCATTTGCCTGATCGTAGGTACGGCGGTCGGGTATCTCATCCGCGGTTCGCAGGCGTCGAGCACACCCGCGCCGCAAGCCGGAGCAATGGCGTCGCAACAGCAGGCACCGAACGACGCCATGCACGCCGGCGCCGGACAAGGCCAACCGCAGATGCCCTCGCCCGAGCAACTCAAGACCATGGCCGATCAGCAGGCCGCGCCCTTAATGGCAAAGCTGAAGACAAATCCGAAGGACCCGCAGACGCTCGCTGAGGTCGGCAACCTCTACTACGACGCGCAGCAGTTCGCTACCGCGGTTCAGTTCTACAACCAGGCGCTGGATATTGAGCCTAAGAACCCGAACGTACGCACCGACCTGGGTACGGCTTATCTCTACATGAACGACCCGGATCGCGCGATCAAGGAATTTGAGACGGCGCTGAAAGAGAACCCCAAACACGGCCAGGCGATGTTCAACCTGGGCATGGCGCAATGGCGCGCAAAGGGCGATACCAAGGCCGCAGTCGCAACCTGGGAGAAACTGCTCCAGACTGTGCCGGACTTTCCGCAGCGCGCGGATGTCGAACAGATGGTGGCGCAAGCGAAAAAACACATGAACATGAAGCCGGGACAAGCGCCGGCAAAGCCGACCACATAG
- a CDS encoding acyl carrier protein, with the protein MTPEAAQMKAHIVALLRKPGITIEEDSPLVSSGLIDSMALVDLLLTLEDITHLRIPAGKVQPKDMNTIALMFATAQRVGKPRK; encoded by the coding sequence ATGACACCTGAAGCCGCACAGATGAAGGCACACATTGTGGCGCTGCTACGCAAGCCCGGCATCACAATCGAAGAAGACTCGCCGCTCGTCTCTTCGGGGCTGATCGATTCTATGGCGTTGGTGGACCTTCTTCTCACACTCGAAGACATTACCCACCTGCGCATTCCCGCCGGCAAAGTCCAGCCCAAGGACATGAACACAATCGCGCTGATGTTCGCGACCGCGCAACGCGTCGGCAAGCCCCGCAAGTAG
- a CDS encoding AMP-binding protein: MNEYPNLIAALEAAPGERPFVTRWVDDEDERETVTFAEFRVRARAQALALRRAAVGGGDRVVILMPQTIDAMAVFAGAMMIGAVPAFLAYPNFKVEPAKYRAGLAGVTANLSAKVIVLDRKFPEDMLGHVSIGEGSRVIRASAEIEGGELELSPLGPNEIAFIQHSAGTTGLQKGVALTHAAVLRQLQHLADALRIDPQSDSIYSWLPLYHDMGLIACFMLPMVCHIPVVMQSSLDWVMQPESLLQAITTCKCTLGWMPNFAFQFVPRRVPQKRWADYDLSSLRALINCSEPVHASSLREFESAFAAIGLKKGVLQSSYAMAENVFAITQSKIGREPTEVWADGTRFRREHVIEVVESSVPGAVSFASSGSLLPCNEVQIVNDAGEPLAPERVGEILIRSDSLFTGYFNRPDLTSAAFVNGWYRTGDLGFPLNDELYVVGRQKDLLIVGGENLYPQDIEDVVATHPAIHDGRVVAMGLYNPELGTEDIVIVAEVEREELLAESETIEQEVRKNVVAVTGVAPRRILLKPPRWIVKSTAGKAARSATRDKLLQEHPEFGDDA; encoded by the coding sequence TTGAACGAATATCCCAACTTGATTGCCGCGCTTGAGGCTGCGCCGGGTGAGCGTCCGTTCGTAACTCGTTGGGTTGACGACGAGGACGAGCGCGAGACCGTGACGTTCGCAGAATTTCGGGTGCGAGCGCGAGCGCAGGCTTTAGCGTTGCGTCGGGCCGCGGTCGGCGGCGGTGATCGCGTGGTCATCCTCATGCCGCAGACGATCGATGCGATGGCCGTGTTCGCCGGAGCCATGATGATCGGTGCGGTACCGGCATTCCTAGCGTATCCCAATTTCAAAGTCGAGCCGGCGAAATACCGGGCGGGATTAGCGGGTGTTACGGCGAACTTGTCGGCGAAAGTGATCGTCCTCGACCGCAAATTTCCGGAAGATATGCTCGGACACGTCTCGATCGGCGAAGGAAGCAGAGTCATCCGCGCATCCGCGGAAATCGAGGGCGGAGAACTTGAGCTTTCGCCTTTGGGACCGAACGAGATCGCCTTCATCCAGCACTCTGCCGGAACTACGGGGCTGCAAAAGGGTGTCGCACTGACGCATGCTGCGGTCCTGAGACAACTGCAGCATCTTGCAGATGCGCTGCGGATCGATCCGCAATCCGATTCCATTTATAGCTGGCTGCCGCTGTATCACGACATGGGTCTCATCGCCTGTTTCATGTTGCCGATGGTGTGCCACATTCCGGTCGTAATGCAGTCGTCGCTCGACTGGGTGATGCAGCCGGAATCGCTGCTGCAAGCGATCACCACTTGCAAGTGCACCCTAGGCTGGATGCCGAACTTCGCTTTCCAGTTCGTGCCGCGTCGTGTTCCGCAGAAGCGCTGGGCCGATTACGATCTGTCTTCTCTGCGTGCGTTGATCAACTGCTCGGAGCCGGTGCACGCCAGCAGCCTGCGCGAATTTGAATCGGCGTTTGCGGCGATTGGATTGAAGAAAGGAGTCTTGCAATCCAGTTACGCGATGGCGGAGAACGTCTTCGCGATCACGCAATCGAAGATTGGCCGGGAACCGACGGAAGTATGGGCCGATGGAACGCGCTTTCGTCGTGAACACGTGATCGAAGTCGTGGAATCGTCCGTGCCTGGAGCGGTTTCTTTCGCGTCTTCAGGATCGTTGCTGCCATGCAACGAAGTTCAGATCGTGAATGACGCAGGAGAACCGCTGGCACCCGAGCGTGTAGGTGAAATTTTGATTCGCAGTGACAGTCTCTTCACCGGCTACTTCAACCGGCCCGATCTAACGAGCGCTGCTTTCGTGAACGGCTGGTATCGCACCGGCGACCTCGGCTTTCCGCTCAACGACGAGCTTTATGTGGTCGGTCGCCAGAAAGACCTGCTGATCGTCGGGGGCGAAAACCTCTATCCGCAGGACATAGAAGATGTCGTCGCGACGCACCCGGCAATCCACGATGGGCGCGTCGTCGCCATGGGTCTCTACAATCCCGAGCTCGGGACGGAAGACATTGTGATCGTTGCTGAAGTCGAGCGCGAAGAGCTACTCGCCGAGAGCGAAACCATCGAGCAGGAAGTGCGGAAAAACGTCGTCGCTGTGACTGGCGTGGCGCCAAGGCGGATTTTGCTCAAACCGCCGAGGTGGATCGTAAAAAGCACGGCGGGGAAAGCGGCCCGATCGGCCACTCGTGACAAATTACTGCAAGAGCATCCGGAATTTGGAGACGACGCATGA